The DNA region GATATGATGCTGTCAAACTTGATaattgaactaaaaaaaaaagtcgacTTGAATCATTTGAGTTTGCTAACTTTatcgaaatgaaatgaaatggaatggCAGATGTACTTTATCACTCTCAATTAGTTTACTCTAAAACTGAGTGTTTATCATGCCAATTTCCATTGTTTACTAAACAAAAATTGAATTGACTACGCATTAAGTCATTAGGGATTATGCCATTGCAATCATTACAGTGCAGACTGACTCAATTCCCATTTTAGCCTGGTGCTGAGTATACagtgtttgacctttggtgcatGGAGCATGAGATTTGAGCATTTCTATTAATGCATTTaatattagagctgaatgaacacattctcaagaggaggtcctagcttttaaatgcaatgatatatatatatattatgtgcttcagaggctgatatATACAGGTATAGGTttcaataggcagagggcaccttttcccaaaaagggctttggtattcagctggcattttttgcaggtgtcttAGGATTATATGGGTTACAGGAGGCCTGGTGGAGTTGATGAAGCATTGAGCTTACTACACATTAAATCATTATGGTTCATGCCGTTACAATCAGTACAGTGCCCAGACTGACTTAAAGGAGTTGGTCTGCTGGAGTTGATGATGCACAGGCATAGTTGGCCTGAAGCCATGTGGGGTTGTGCGTCTCAAGACCACCTCAGTAGTGGTGAAGAGTGCTGAACAGTGGCGCCCTTGTAACTCGCACCTGCCAAAACAAAAAattatatgagtgattctctaattcgcctacgcttttaagtccgtggattttatttggcaattccactaactattaactgcatccaatgatgttttggacattagaaaacatgtatctttcatataatacagaaagtgtagacatagcattatttccctcagcaagaatgaatatttaatactggttttgggcgttttcatgccgtcctgttttccaaatgtcagattcagtcttcatattagcatgtaaagaaacttgttttgcccaagacgattgcaaatgttgattcacagtaatcatcacaatatgacaaaactgtcagaaagaccactgtcctttccattatacatgaaatttgccattttgtgtgtgtccacgaaaactgtgttaaccgtgtcacggtctgaaacctcctccataaatcagtaatggtttggtcttaggccatacgaataacatcacgtgatgtcataacctctttggcaggatacgggaagacttttggtaaatattgagctccatccttccataatttaatccattctttttcatgttctcatagcgggaaaattgcctgtcaacggtgttatcaacatattcataagaatctgaattagaaatcacatgtagaaaaacacagataaagcatacagatacattaattgattaaggtgttgtggtggaacttctgaggtcctcagttagcacaacaccataaaaatggctgaaatgtcaacggtgttaccgtcaatggtgttacaattaagtatgacagtcagggttgccagatgaggctgatgatttccagcccaaaaaatgatcaaaatccgccctaaaaacccgcccaattctattgatttatatggcaatgggaaggtttttctgatagatgccatttttacccccacacgggccggccatcctaagtagcccaattgggcgggaaccagcccaatctggcaacactgatgacagttgaggaggagtatgtttttgccaatttatatccatattgacagacaaacaaacaaaataatttgtgttctagggagtttgtctgctctgttttttttctcctaaaaaagtgccgacttgttcccctgcactgttgaccgtaacacagttgagttacaccgttgactgttttgaaagtgtttttgcgctattgatcccttatgtgttggaaaaatcctatgaacatacactagggattatctctggagaaggaagtcttgtgtaaggagggtgactatattcaaatcagacgttacagggatttatgatgaaaaatgagtctgtctgtatcacagtgactcataaaatcctacttatgaagctcaacaatcacattttctatatcagttgcacagattaatgacaacattactgctaagggacataagcactttcaaacatatattgtttcaactctgtagtatttttatatatgtttgaaatgacatagtatttgtccataacactgttgacaaaataattaagcaaatgtttgctttcattagagtatttatcaaatgatttaagattaagcttggcaatttgtttgtttggaaacttaaatatatacactatgttaacatctaggtcatttagttgaaaaaaaatactgataattgacattttgcttttgccaaaagcgtagggaaatcgttaGAATAACTAATTAGTTAGATTTAATATGTCTACAGTAGGTTCAGATACGCACATTCCTTCATGCAATGTGCAGTAGGTAGAGGGACAAcgcttcttagaatttgatgactTTGCGTTCAGTCAGGGCTAAGCAAATACtgaatcagtatttttttttgtgcaaaaagCCCTCCAATTTTCTGAACACATGTAGACCACATGTGGTGGGTGACCTCGGTTCGAATCCGGAcgtggtcatttcccaatcctcagccatctctctctcccactcacttcctgtcaacatctcatactgtcctgtcaataaaggcataaaaagcccctaaatatatataaaaaaaattgtaacacagcagacacagaccTCAGACACTGTTCTGCCATATAATAATGATTTCTGACAAAAATGTGCACTTTAAATAGCAGAAAAATATATCAATTAAAATTAAtttaattttcaaaaaatatacaGAAATTTGTAAACATTGTTTCAATTCATTGTATTGTCACTGCCTGTCCTCAAACTCAGGTCTACACTAAAAGACATGCTACAGTCACAAAAATGAGATCATCCTTTGAATGTGAATGAAGCAAATATAAGAAAATTGTTTTACAGTTTGTGTAATGTGTGCACTGCACTTCCATTGCTTTGCGTGTCCAGCAGTGCCTGGACCAGGATGGATGTTGGTTTGAAAAGTTGGTTTGAAAGCGCTTGACAAAACAATTATTCTATATGGATTTCAATAAACACCTCCAGTACTTGACAACTTTTTATAGCATGTATTTTAAACCCGGTATTTGACATTAATGTTTACATTTACTATTTTACATGATTGCTGTGTGTCTTCTTCCCCCATTAGTGGACAGGAGGCTGCGGGGCCTACATAAGTCTGTAGCATTTTAAAGACTGAATGGATTTCAATAAACACCTCCAGTACTTCAACTTTTTATAGCGTGTATTACTGTACATTTTTTAAACCCGGTATTTGACATTAATGTTTACATTTACTATTTAACATGATTGCTGTGTGTCTTCCTCCCCCACTAGTGGACAGGAGGCTGCGGGGCCTACAGAAGACAAGCCAAGACGCAGTGGTAAGACGCACGCAGACATGCGCACGCTTCGCGTCTGACTTTATTTGCCCTCTCTGTGGATATATTTAGCTACATCTAAGTatacagtacagtcattttttctcCTTGGTCTCctctttcctgtctttcttctctggGTAACTCCCCTGCCTTTCTTATTCTGTCcctgtcttccctctctttcttgcaGTGTTTCTGCCCCCTCCATTGCcatccccctttcctttttgctGTATTGTTCTGTCCCTTTCTGTCCATTTTTCCTACTGTGGCTCTTCCGTTGTTTTTCATCCCCCAGTGTTAACACGCTATTCTTCCACTGTTGCTTAGAGAGCGACATAAATATTATGACTATAGTGAAACAGTAGTTCCAAGAATCCTTGAGAATGAGTCACCTTgtgtcttaaacacacacacacacacacacacacacacacacacacacacacacacacacacacacacacacacacacacacacacacacacacacacacacacacacacacacacacacacacacacacacacaccagatggaaagagagaaaacatCAGCTTAGGTCTCCTAGGAACAttcagattgattgattgatgtgttttttttccagaaccTTCCACCTCCTGCCAACCTCCGCACTGGGcccggccctggccctggccctggcccagaCCCGCCATTACATAACGGTACCACGCGCCACTCTGTCTCCCAACATCCCAACGGGACTGCCCAGACTACCAATGGCCACGCTAACAACAGActgagcagcaacagcaacaatgcggcccaacaacaacgacaacatggCCAACACGCCGACCAACAAGGCACGCCACAGCTGAATGGACGGACACTGCCCAACGGGGACACACAGGGCCTTGGTAATGGCTACAGCGGGCAGCACAATCCAAACGTCAACCCCAACGTTGCCCTTCAGACCGGCCAAGGTCAGCCTACGGTCCACGTCAACCTCACCACCCTGCCAAGGTCCGGGCAAGGTCCAAACGACCACAGCCTGCCTCAGACTGTGAACGTCAACTTGAACACGTTCCCTCCTCCCCCATCGCCTGCCCGTCAGGATAGCGCCGCCCTCAGCGCGTTACCGCAGAATAACGTCAACACTTTAACAAGGCGCAGCCACAATCACGTCAGCAGTTCCCATCAGCATGGTGATGGTCTGATTCCGACCGGATACTCGTACACTAACCCCGCGTTTCAGCCAGACGTGCTTgaaaacacaccaccaccacaacgtaCACAGCAACAGCACACACAGCCAAGTCCCAGGGCGCAAGGGTCTCCGAGGCGTGACCCACGCCGCCACAGCGACTATGACTCCGACCagacacatcatcatcattatcatcagtcACGTCCGACAGACGTGAACCACGCTGGCCACCGTAGGGCGGAAAGGCAGCGCTCAGGGGACCGCAGCCTTAGTAGGTTCCCTGACCAGGATGGCAGGCGAGCGAGGAGCGATGGCAGTGCGAGGGACGATGGAGGTGGTGCTGCTTCCAGCGATGGCAGGGGCAGACGAGCAAGGGACGGCAGTGTCTCTCCAAGCGATGGCAGGGGTCGAAGAACAAGGGACCGTAGTGTCTCTCCAAGCGATTTCAGGGACACCACACATCTGATCGAGGCTGACAGAAGGCGGCACCAGAGGCCGTGGGACACGTTGCGAGGCACGCCGGCCTACccaaaccagcagcagcagcaggaccacCATCGCCATCACCATTCCTCCTCCAGCGCCTCTGCCAGCAGTGCTGACACCCAGGCCTCTGGGCGGCAACTCAGGCCGGAGACACAGGCTAGAGACACATCAACTGGAGGTCAGTCGCCACGGACGCCCAGACAGGCCAGGACAGATGGTACAGATCGGGATCGAAGTCGAGACAGACATCACAGTCGAGATCGAGACCGGAGTCAAGATCGAGACCGAAGTCGAGACCGAAGTCAAGACCGAGATCGAAGTCAAGACCGAAGTCGAGATCGAGACAGAGACCGAAGTCGAGATCGCGGTCAAGACGGCGAACGAGACACCTGGAGAGGCAGCGAGCGAGACAGGAGAGACCACAGCCCTGCGTTCATGGACCCCAACGCGTCGAGACAGAGAGCCCAACAGCAGCCCCTTTGGCAGGTCCCTAGTTCTCAGCCGCAAGTGGTGAGCAGCCAGCAGCGCCGTAGCCCGCCTCCGTACGGACATGCCGTGTCCCAGAGCCGAAGAACACCAGATCCGGCTAACCAAGTCCAAAGCCAAAGCCACGTGCCGCAGGTTAACCAGGCTGAGCGGGCACAGGGCACCCAATCACAGGTGCCTATCCagactgctgccactgctgctgctgctgctaccgccgccgccgccattgCTGCACAGAGAACTAACCCTCAACCGGATCCTCTAACCAGGTCGGGCCAGAACCCGAGCCCGCTCACCCAGGACGCTCTACAGCACCACACGCGGCACACTCACAACCCCTTCGCCAGCCGGAACCAGCAGACTCAAGCTGCGCTGCAACATCCGGGTCAACAGCCACAGGCCCGCCAGCCCcaccagcagcagccccagcagaACCGGGTCCAACAGGCTGCCCAGGTCCAGCAGCCCGCCACAGCGACCCAGAACGGCACCGGAGAGACCCGGAGAGCCCCGACGCCACCGCCAGTGCTGCACCCCCAACAGTTCCAGACGCTGCCCAAGGAGCGCGTgcagcagcctcagcagcagcaacaacagcagcaacatcgGCATCCTCCACAGCAACAGCCGAGGCGCCCccctcagcatcagcatcagcatcagcaccacacgGGGCATCCAGGTCATCCCGTGCATCATCAGCATCCTCCTCCGCAGCATCAGTTCGCCAGGCCGGTCGccgtgcctcctcctcccggcgtGGTGATGGTACCCAGCAGGCATCCGGTGCACGTGCCCCCGGGCC from Engraulis encrasicolus isolate BLACKSEA-1 chromosome 5, IST_EnEncr_1.0, whole genome shotgun sequence includes:
- the si:dkeyp-97a10.3 gene encoding filaggrin, which gives rise to MNVPSLPLTAVVIATLLHVVRSQGSVPIEFAEAPVLATAGRPAVFQIVTTANIFSTSWTSPGGDVIATWTSAGPVVNTGDYEGRVTLTATRFTIDPSQLRDVGNYSILVAPSQTTGLLPNTGFVELRVFDAVADVSLAMTPDVAVEGSSLSMRCSWTAGTQTSVAWGRGDTALSTGGRITVSGGTLSINPARRDDTGEYSCTVSNPVSAQTTRASVTVYYGPDTPTLTKESADCVGGGDAVSGQALQITCESQSLPPATFTWQHNDEAVSSAQSGTGALSVQVSSSEQSGTYTCTAQNSITGGSAAQEAQVSVVDTCLSGGAVAGIVIACFLVILIIIIIIVVLLRQRNMDRRLRGLQKTSQDAVNLPPPANLRTGPGPGPGPGPDPPLHNGTTRHSVSQHPNGTAQTTNGHANNRLSSNSNNAAQQQRQHGQHADQQGTPQLNGRTLPNGDTQGLGNGYSGQHNPNVNPNVALQTGQGQPTVHVNLTTLPRSGQGPNDHSLPQTVNVNLNTFPPPPSPARQDSAALSALPQNNVNTLTRRSHNHVSSSHQHGDGLIPTGYSYTNPAFQPDVLENTPPPQRTQQQHTQPSPRAQGSPRRDPRRHSDYDSDQTHHHHYHQSRPTDVNHAGHRRAERQRSGDRSLSRFPDQDGRRARSDGSARDDGGGAASSDGRGRRARDGSVSPSDGRGRRTRDRSVSPSDFRDTTHLIEADRRRHQRPWDTLRGTPAYPNQQQQQDHHRHHHSSSSASASSADTQASGRQLRPETQARDTSTGGQSPRTPRQARTDGTDRDRSRDRHHSRDRDRSQDRDRSRDRSQDRDRSQDRSRDRDRDRSRDRGQDGERDTWRGSERDRRDHSPAFMDPNASRQRAQQQPLWQVPSSQPQVVSSQQRRSPPPYGHAVSQSRRTPDPANQVQSQSHVPQVNQAERAQGTQSQVPIQTAATAAAAATAAAAIAAQRTNPQPDPLTRSGQNPSPLTQDALQHHTRHTHNPFASRNQQTQAALQHPGQQPQARQPHQQQPQQNRVQQAAQVQQPATATQNGTGETRRAPTPPPVLHPQQFQTLPKERVQQPQQQQQQQQHRHPPQQQPRRPPQHQHQHQHHTGHPGHPVHHQHPPPQHQFARPVAVPPPPGVVMVPSRHPVHVPPGHRPPGAHHKGNTRHVPGDPHRNPAHAHLHADLHGHAIGHRPPPAHLRQAHNGKPRR